ATGCTAGATGGTCCCACCAATAGAACAAGCTGTGGGAGGAGAGCCTAGATCCCTTAGTGGGCATAGCTCCTTGAAGCTTGGTGAGAAGGTTGTGCTAGGGTTCCTGTCTGTACCTATGCCTTTTTCCTGCCAGCATCCATCTGTCCCACCCCTCAGGAATTCACTTACTTAGCAAAATATTGGCACACTGCTGTTATGTGTTAGCCAGCAAAGTGCCCAACCTCTCAGCCTTTTGCAGAGGCCCACGTACACTGGAGTTAGCCCAGGTACATTAGTGGGCTGCATTCCCTCTTACCTGGGAGCAGGCTACCTTCCTAATTTGCTTCCTTGTTCCAAGCATAAGTACGTGGCACACAGGAACACATCCAGAATTACACAGGCCAATCCCCAGAGGCCCTCAGAATTCTGAACTCCGTAATAGGAGGTACTAGTGGTAGTTTAGAACTGTTCATACAGGCTGGAAAACCAGGAAGTGTTCACAGGTCAGGACATTGGAGTTAAATTAGAAAGTAGGACATGccagaaataaaaccagaaggaACGAAGGTGGACCAAGGAACACCATTTGGTGGCAACCTCAAATGGTACATGAGGTCAGAGAAGGGCAGTTTTGAGTTCTGGCAAAGTCAGAAGTGTGGTGGGCAGCTGTGGAAAGTGTCTGAGAATAGAAGCCACAGAGTCAGGTTGGCATTTTGGAAAGATCACCTTGACTGCACTTGTGAGAGCATGATGTTTATGGTCTGTAAAATCATCTATCCTCAGGTCAGACTTTCACCTAAGGAGTAATTTCTCCAATGAAGGATATCAAGGCCCTTCCCAGCTTTTTGTTTAGATATAATTCTGCAGTGAATATCACAGCCAGATCAACACACACTAAGTTATCACAGCCAATTTTTACTAGTAAGGATTCTTCATTCTTGATGGGTGTCACTAATGGAGTTGAACATTCTTACCACCCCACCAGGGGACTATCTGAGagcttggtatgccagcctaAGTTTGTATTCAGGAAGGACAGGCCCCTCTCAGATAGCACGAGGGGAAATATGTGGTCAAGTATCTACacaacagaaacattttttattagCATTTGTGCCCCACAAAGGCACATTTAGGATCCTGGAGATTACACAAGGGCCCAGGTTTCCTTCTGTACACTGGCCCCTTAATGGCCAGCTGATTTACATGAGAAATCTCCACCACTTTCCTGCAGCCTGCCTCACTTCTGTACTGATGGGTGGTCATTCAGGCTCACAACATACCCACCTCCTGCTGCAcagtcttctgacttctgagaggcctctcctgggctctgctGAGTACCCCTGCTCCAACCTCTTTCTTGgagctcaatttttttttgtgactgagtttctctgtgtaattttgatgcctgtagaccaggcaacctttaactcacaaagatttgcctggttctgcctcctgagtcatgagattaaaggcatgtgccaccactgcctggccaggctCATAATTGGTACATCTTTCTCCCCAATTTAAACTCCTATCCACTGGAAATTTGCCCCAGCCTGTCTCCAGACAATCTCCTGGCCATACCTCTACCATCTCTACAAGAGGTACCCTTCCCTGGAGCTCACTTCAGCCAACCCACCCTTTCCTTCTTCAGGAGACTATCCTTCAAGATGTCTGCCCACCCACTTCCCAGTCCTGGCCTCCCTCTAGATCAACCCTTGTCTCTCTCAAACATGTATCTCTTACAAACTGCAGGATGAGGTTTTACTGAGTCCCTGTAAGATGAGACCTGTGACCAGGAACAGGACCTATGGCCTGGATACAGCAAAATGCCCCAGGTCCTGTGGCTGGGATACAGCATACCAGAAGGGTTAAGTAAGAACACTCCAAGGTAATGTGGCTGGTTCAAAGACTGAAAGGGAGGATCCCTGACCTGTCCACTCGTTTCCTAGTTCAGAAGGAGCTCAgtgttcattctttctttctaagacaccagtatacacacaaaaaatgggagagagagagggagagagagagagagagagagagagagagagagagagagagagagagagctagcagCTGTGGTTCAGATGAGCTAGATAGTAACCTCTGGCTTTCATTCCTAAGACATGATTATCACTTGATGGCTTGAAAGCTCAGGCCATGGAgtgctgagcagagaaaggacatTGTGAGCTGTGACTAAGTGGGCAGTGCAGGGGTCAGTGTATCCTGTCCTATGAGCCACAAAGGCCTCATGGAAGCCAACCTAGGCACAGCTGGCTTACCAAATGTCAGGTGTCCCTAATAATGCTGACAACAGGTTTGTGGAAGATGACTCAAATCTAGGAAAACTTTCCAATTTATTCTTCTTTGTGAATGTGACATGATGTCATATGCAGAAAAAAGCTCATCATAGAATTCATTCTCTGTcaattatatttcttctttttttctttaagaaatgttttattcattttacataccagcagatccccttctcatctctcctcctgctccctccagccttcccctggACCTACTTCCCTATTCACATCTCCAAAAAGTtaaggctcccatggggagtcagcagagcctggattgttcagttgaggcaggacaaagcCCCTCTCCTCTGTATGAAGACTGTGCAAGGCTCATCATAAGTAATGAGCTCAACAACAGGTATAGTTCCTGATCCAACAATTACATTTCCTCTTAGAGCTGATAAATTGCTTCCAAAATTGCTAATTTGATTTGTCTTAACATTATCAAAGTAAATTTAATATTGTCTTGAGTTTTAGTTAAGCAGTgatccaagtttttttttttttaaatttgtgctCATCAATAAACAGACTTAgaattcatttgtgtttccttCCCCAGCAGTAGCTAGCTTTATGAAACATTGTAGGCCACCTTCCTTTTATGCTTTCCTTATTACTGGAACTACTCTTCCATTCTGCAGTTTAGCCTCTGTCTAGGGGATGGGCCAATGGGATGGGAGGGCTTTGGCTACAGATGTTTCTGCATGTGAATGTTGTGACTGTGAATGCACCTGGGTGTGGATCTGTACATACTGATCAAGAAATCCCTCAGGATAATCTGTGTGCAGGTGAGTTTACCATCCAATAACTATGATGAGCAGAGTCAGCTGGGAAAATGGTGTAGAAACACCACAATCACATGCCTTAACctaaagcagtgcttctcaacttgGGGGAAGCAGCCCCTTTTACCCTTGTGGTCTACATACCTTtactaagaccattggaaaatacagTTATTATATTATGAcacataacagtaacaaaattacaattaggaagcagcaacaaaaatggTTGGGGTCACCAGAGCATGGTCAACTATATTAAATGgccacagtattaggaaggttgagaatcactgacctAAAGCATTGAGCATGTACCTAACCAAGGAGCCACAAGATTCCAATAATGCATTCAGTCCTGGAGAGTCTCTCAGAGAAGATAACTTATAAGAAAATCACACAGGCCTGTAATTAGGCTGATGAATCACTGCTGTTCCACAGCAAAAGCTGCTTATGTGTACAGGTTTTCTGTCTTGCAGGGATATGTAGGATTGGAGAAGTAGATAGCAGCAGGCGAGCAGCAGACATCCTAAGGAGTCAGCAGAGTAGAGACCCTTCCCCAGGTCCAAGATGGGGACAACAGAGTCAAGAGGATCAAGGGTAAAGGCAGAGATGGGTGCTGGTTTCCAGACTCACATAGGTAACAGACTGGAGCATAGCAGGCCTTGGTATTTATTTGTGTTAGCTACTCCCATAGTGCACTCCATGGCTCCTCTGGGTTACACAGCAAGCATCCATCTTTTAGGGTGCCAAATCCACCATTAGATAGCAAAATTCCTCCGCATCACTCTTTGCTAAGTCCTGGGAGCAAACTCCCAGAATAAAAGAATACACCCAGTGTCCTGTGAGCTCAGTAGAAAGGGGAGGCAATGAACAACCTCAGGGGCGCACTGAATGCATGATCGCTTCCCTGCTTCACCCAAACCCTGAGCAGAGTGTCTTGGGAAATTTATCTCAGTATCCAGGGTTGGCATGGATGCAGGAGCTAGGTCTCTGTCCCTAGTGAGGAAAAAACACTCACATTCAAATTTGCAAGTTGGTCGCATAGGATGCAGAGATGCTAGGGTTAAAAGGAGCTTTGGTTTGAAACAGCCGAGTCAGGAACCCTAATGATGAGACATAAAGAGTTTCTGTGTTCAGTATCACAGGCTAGGTGACTCAAACTGATAAAGACCGGGATCCCAGCTAGTGTCGGCAGTCCAACCAGGCCACCAAGTCCTTCAGGAAAGAACACATGACACTATTGTCTTCTAATATAGTCTAGCTTCTCCAGCAGGTAATTGTGAGGGTAAGAAAAGTCTGTGTCTAAGAAAGCCTCCCACTTCAGTGTTTCAGGGAAGCCTTTCACAATGACccaggagacaaggagaagaggaaggacagttGCAGCTGCTTCTTAGTGACTGTGACAATAAAGAGAGCTGAGGATAAATAAAAGCTCCTGAGACAGCTGAAATGTCAGAGGATGcaagatgacccagtggttaatTCCTACCAGACAGTCTAGGCCCACAACTCACAAAGCTCTAGTCAGGGATGGACAAAGGAGGGCAATAGGTGAACAGAGCATGATCATCTCCTTGCTGTAGGCTAGACCTTGTGGATCGTGGGCCCTCCAATTTCTCAGCCTGTGCTACCTCAGAGAACTAACCCATCTCCTAACAATTACCTCAGCCATTGTCTAGACTCTGCCAtgaacatatttaaaacaaaaaccataaaatgACAGAGCTCACTGGCTCTTCCAAATGTTGGAAATGTCACCTACTTTGGGGAGTTTCTCTAACTTTCTTTAGTTCTGCCAATTCCTGCAGTGATTCTCTGTAGAGCTTGAATCCAGAATTCCTTACTCCTCCTGTTTCACCTTCACAGCTGTGAAACAAGTTTGGAGCCAGTGCCCAGGATTGATCTTTGATGCCCGCAGGTATCTTTGGGTCACCCTAGGAACTTGGTCAAGCACAGCTAGGTAGAGAAAGGTCTCCATCAGAATGAGCTTGTGAACACCTGTGGAATTCAGCCCTGTTGGGAGCATAGTCTCTCAGGAGGGTCTTGTCCTGGCCTACCCACATATTTACCATCACCCAGGGCTATTCAAGACAGCACAACCAAGGTTGGGGCATTTTGTTAGAAGGACATAtgcataatttaataaaatgatttagCAGGGCTCAAGGGCCTGCTGAGTTTCAGAAGGTCTTTGTGTTATTCTCTGTGACTGAATTTGAACCATCCTTGCCCAAAACTACAGCTGTCAGATAAGCAGCAAACTGGATCCACAGgttctccacccccaccacacacactgacTGCATTTTTTTTGAAGTACTCCCTGCTCTGTGCAGCCCTAAAGTGCTTCTGGCTAGTAACCTCAGAGGACAAGCCCACAGCCACTGAGGCTGTGCAGGCCAGAATGTGTGATTGGACACATTGTAATTAGGTTGAGTCTCCAGAAGACAAGCCTTCCGGGTCGAGTGTCACAGCTGAACCTCTGGCGCCAGACAGTGAGGACGCAGCTTTCAAAGCTTTGGACCTGGGGTCTGTTGAAAGATTTCCTGGCATGGAGACTCATCAGGGCTGCTGCCACAGTTTCAACAGGTTGCTGAGTTCGGGAGCTGATGAGGACCAGGAACAACAGCATGGTCAGTAAGATGGTTCCTACTGGACTTGAACAAAATCTGGGAAGCAAATCTGGTGGAAAGACCAGTGGCCAGGCACTTCCTTTGGTTACCCTGCTCTGCCTGTGGCCCTACTACAGGTCTTCCAAATGATCCATCAGCCAAGATTCTCCAAtctttatctttgtgtttttctctcttgcAGGTGTGAATGAAATTGTCCCAAaggctggagaggaaggaggcaagAAAGTGCTAGTACAGAGCGAGATTGCTCAGGGTGAGCCTGATCAGGGCAAACCTGCTCTGAGCGAACTTGCTCCAATCAAGCCTGCTCAAGAAGAGCTTGCTCAGTCCAGTCATCCCCAGGAAGCCACAGGAGTGGTAGAGgagggagaaaataaagaagaagaaatgcaaGAAGGACATGCTGGCGATGGTAGTTCTAGCCCCATGGACAAGGAAATCCACAAAGAAGGTGGTCATAGCAGCAGTGTTCAGCACCAGCCTCAGCAAGAGGCAGCGATGCCTGAGGGCACCAATCATCTCCAGGCTGGGGACAGGCTGCCTTTCCAGCGCCGAACCAGATTCACCCAGTCTCAGCTGCAGGACCTGGAGTGTCTTTTCCAAGAGACTCGCTACCCCAGCTTGAGAGCAAGGTAAGCAGAATGCCCTGCCTGgtgtctgtttttttctttctttgttttgttttgtttttagagacagggtttctctgtgtagctttgctcctttcccagatctcgctctgtagaccagggtggcctcaaactcagagatccaccagcctctacctcccaagtgctgggactaaaggcttggccaccaccacccagtggtgTCTGGTTTTTAGCCAGTGTATCCAGGCTGTCCTTTGATTCTCCCTGAACCCCTGATTTCTTCTAGAGACAAATCCACCATGTCTGTACCCTCCAGCAGAAATTGAATTCTGGAGTAGGGGGATGGGCCTTACTCCAACTGGAAAGAATGTGTTTTGGTGCCTCTTTAAGTGGAGCGTGAGTTAGAAATTTAGACAATGCTTTTTCTAAATGAGTCTCTCTAAGTATGAGTGAGAAGACTGAGGTGTGGCtgaaaaaatgtagaaaagatTCCACCTCAGATTAAAATCTGGCTAACACTTTTCATCGTGGAGGCTCTCTTAATAaatctttgtattttaattacttaAGCAAGGTACCTGTGTTTGGGGTATTACCCTTAATTTTGGTCCCTGGAAGAAACCTTGTACTTTAAGTAAGTCTCAAAGCAACTGTGAGGAAtagtgtgtttgtacatgtgttgtgtgtgtgtgtgtgtgtgtgtgtgtgtgtgtgtgtgtgtgtgtgtggacacacacattcaaaagCAAACGGGGACATGTCCTAATACAGTTTTTTTCTACTACAAAGCCTAAATTTTGGAATCTTTTCACTCCAGGAAGGATCTTGCAAGATGGATGGGAGTGCCAGAAGCCGATGTGCAGGTCAGTATTCTAAAAATCATAATATTTTGGAAGGATCCACTTCATGTGATGTTGTTGTCTAGAAGAAAAGTATAGCAGAAGAGCAGGACCCTGAAGTTGTATCCCAAGGATGCCAGACCAGTCCACAGCCAGGATAGCCTCATATGATGAAAGACCTCCATTTTCTCAGGCAGCAAATGCCAACCTGGACACCTGAAAACCTAAGATGCCAAGGTGCTTTGTCTGTCCCTCAGTGGACATAGTGTGTTTTTCAGGACCTTCTGCAGGCTGTGCAGCCCGCATGCCTCTCTTCAGTGAAGAGACCATGTTCTTGCCCACCTTCAACTCTTTCACTCTGAGTGTGTCATAAACCTTTTCTCagactttcttttctagtctGTAAATGTCACATGCCTGGCTTATTCCTGAACCATTACTGGGACCAGGGACCTCAAATGGCCCATAGCCCTTTTACCTGTCTTTTGTTAGGTATGTATGTGAACTCTGCTCAGCATTACAATCAGCCCTGGCTTTTCCAGACCACATGCCCACAAGGGAAAAAGGCCTATAGATGGTATGCTTGGAGGCTAGGGAGGAAGCATAGCAGGAAGAAGTGCCCTTTGTCACATAAAATGTGCATTCTGGATCCTCACAAAAGACTATCACCATGGAGACCTTCACAGCCTGCTTTGGGCCTAGAGATAGTTCTCCAGCATTCTAAGAGAACTAGATCTGCATTCTTTCCTGAaagaatgcattaaaaatatcaattGATGGAGAGAAGAGACAATATTCTGAGTCTGTTCCATAGCTGAAGGACTGTATGTAGTGGTACATGTCCTCAGGGGCATCATGGGGGTGTTTTGACTGTTTCAATGAGAATGAAATCTGTTGGATCCATCAGTATACACTTGATGTAAGACTTTAGCTGTTCTTGGGGTTAgaccaataaacaaacaatttCAGGGCAATCAGAAATGTGGTGCTTTGCTAGGGGAGTAGCTCAGGCCTGGAGCACATACCTAGCATACACTGGCCCAGGGATGGGTTCCATATACCTTCTAAAATGTTAGTAATATTGAGCCAGTACACAGGTTACAGCATGTGTTCTTCAGTGGTGGTACAGTTCAGTGTACTAAAGCAACCCTTTCTTCTGCTTGTAGGATTGGTTTAGGGACAGGAGAGCCAGTTTCAGGAGAAGCAATAGACTGTCAAGGCTGTTTGATGCTCCTGGTCCCCAGAACAAGGATCCCTGAAGATTTTGGAGCAGCAATTGAGTCCCACCTTTGTCcaggatccagatgtgctggAGTCTCTACCTATCCCAAATGTCTGGGCCACCCATGCTGGTCATGACATCCTTTACTTCCCTGCAATTATTTCAGCAATAAAGAGGTAGATTCTCAGTATGttggttccatttttttttaggtTAAATGTGGGAATAAGTATTTGAACCATAGTGGCCTATTCCAGAAGTGGCATTTATGGCAGGAGGTGATACCTGCAAGCTGTGGTCTCTGTGTCTTGCAGAATGAGGAAGATTTCCAGGTGCTATGCCGCTTCATGCTGAACCCACATGCTTCTATGCCCCTCATCATGGCCTTGTCAACGCTCTCCATCCCTGTGGAACAAATTATTTATAATGTCAGGTGGGGCAAGTCCCCAGCAGAGGACACTGTGTTTCTAGTCATGGCTGTTCCCACCCATATTCCAGTAAGACCCACCCTGGACCCAGCTGGAAACTTCCCAGAGACTTGTCCCAGGTTTGATAGTGGGAGGAGGGGGTAAATGATGTGTGATTTGCACCCTCTCTGTGGGTGTCCAGGGCCCTAGGAGCCACACTGGCCAGAGTCCTGATGCTTGAGAGGGAGAGTAGAATACATTTGTCCAGGCCGGAGGGAGATTTCtatctcatttcttcctttccagctcAGGGTGCATATGGTCTCACCCCTGTCTGCTTGGAGACCTTGACTAATATGTCTTCTCTCTACAGTTTATAACCTGCCTTGGAGAACCCTCAGTACTCAAGATTTTGGGAATCTTTGCTTCATAGCAGCTCTAACTTGTAAACAAGTTTCAGGCCTTGTCAATGTTCTGGAATATTTTGTCAATGCATAGAAAAGTTATACTGCTTCTTAGCATATGTGAAGTAACATGTCTAAATACACAAAGTCTTTCTTATTGAGATAGGAAAATAGGGTCTAGATGTACAGGCCCAATCTTACTGCATGGTGTTGTCCCAATATCATGGACTCCTGCCTTTGCATCCAATGTCTATTTTCTGTGTCTGAATGTGAGTGCTCCAAGGACCTTACCTGCTGCAGACACATGCTAGTTTGCTTTTTAGTCTCTCTGATGTCTCTCAGAATGCTGACTTGAGAGCCCTTGCTGTAGTAACTGGTACCAGTATTTCACTAGGGCTGCATCTATGGCCCTGAACCTGAGGTCTCCCCCTTTCAGGTGTAGCAAATAATATTTCAGTACATAAAACCAGTTCCCCTGGCTTTAAGAATCTTCCACCAGTCATCCTCATGGTCCCTATGCCTGGGAGCAGGGGGTATGAtctagatgtcccatttagaccTGAGTGCTCCACCTTTTCCTGTGTGCTGGTGCACAGTGAACGACTGTGTGTCTCTGTACTAACCATCACCTACTGCAAAGAAAATCTGCCCTGAGCTAGCCTGGAGATATGATGTACATGACTCTAGAAGGAGGAATGAAGTCTGAGCACAGTCCCTGCCCCCAGGCTGTATAGCCCCCATTGATCTCAATGCTCATCCTACAGTCCCACGGCATTTTGGAAGAGTCTGAATATTGTTCTCAGACTTGTAATGGTGGAGTGAAAGCAGTGGTTTCCAGGGGCCTCAGATTGTCTCCTGGGAGCCTGAGTTCCTGGCTGCTTCTGGGTTCCACAGTTTCTCGGTATGAAGAAGAGTTCCTACACCAGTGAGACCCCATCCTCCTTCCTGAAACTTCTGCAAATGCCACTACCATGAGAACCTCTGATTCTAACTGAAATCTGGATGATATTTTGCAATCAGCTTTATCTTAGGATAATCCCCAAGGGCTCATGGTGGGGACCACACATGgataagcagagaaagagagagatgggttcACTGTGGACCTGGAGGCATCAGGAGGAAGGGTCCTGAGGCTTCATATTGGATGTTCCAGCAAGAGATGACTTTCTTGAGTTCCATTTGGGCCCTTGAAATCAATCTTCCAGGTATTGAGTATTATCTGCTGACTTGCTCCAGTACCTGGATGCCAAATTCAGTGTCTTCAGTCTTTTTACTGGGGCTGATGCTCCATGAATTGAACCTACAGATGGCATCTTGTGCCTCAACTGACTGTGGATTCTATTTCTGTGCTCCTTGGTTATGTGGACCTGAGATGTGCTGTTGACACTcttcctggggagacaggaggaactgGGAACAAACATCTACTAAGCCCAGTTGGTGCTATCTAGCCTTTTACTTCCTGTGTCTTAACCAACTCTCCCATATTATGAATGTTTCACCTCCATTTGGAATGTCTTAAGTCTTCAGGAGCTTTCCTCCAAATGGAATGTCttatcttggaggaaactgctacacaaaaTGTGTATCCAGCTGCAGGGCTAGATCCTGTTGAAACATGCTCTAGGTGACCACATGTCTGGCTCAGATTCTGACTGGCCTTCCTATCAATTAGATGAGGCTTTGTGTTTCTGTAGCTTCAAGTGTTGTGCAAGGGACCAGTTGATTTTGTCTGTGAGAGGGCACCTTCATAAAACATGAACAGAGACTGTGGGGAGACGAGGTAAATATGTGTGAAAAGGGATCAGTGTTTCTGACTGGCTGACTACACATGACTGGCTGGATTCTGTCTAAGGGAAAGAGCTTTCATTGATACTTTAGGAGAAAAGATTTCTGCTGTTTATTGAGAATATTTTGTAAACATTCCTTCCTTCCAATATCCCAAATCCACACACAACTTCTTCCTGAAATCTCAGGGCTCAGTTTCTATGACTTCCTTAGTGTATTTGGACTTACTAAAGTCAGAGTGCCCACTGTCAGGGACTCTGAGATTCCTGTCTTACTGCTGGGTTTACCACACACTTAAAGAACTTTCCACCCACAGAGAACACTCTGAGCATAACCACTATGCTGGATCAACCCTTACCTTCCGGACCTTTCTCTCAAGACTTTTTCGTCTTAAGTAACAATGCTCTATGCCTCCCTTCAATGAAAGGCTGGATATTTCCTCATAAACAATGACCTGTTTGATTTAGCTAATATCCAGCATAATTTGACAAGACTTTCTTATTTCTAGGCATGGTATTCACATTCACAGGTTGAGATATTTGCTGTACAAAATAATTAGAATTGCTGGCAGCTGTCCAGCCATGATGCAGCCCTATACACAGCTAAACCTCCAGTTCTAATACCTCTTTTTTATAATTAGTTAATTGAGAAAAAGCGAGACATTTCTATGCACACCTGTGACCCTTAGGAGGGTGTAACACAAGGAAGTAGAGCACTGATCGGCCTGATATACACTGTAAGGGACATATGGGGTTCAGGCTCACTTGGAATATATGAGAGACtctcagaaacacaaagcaaagaaacaaaccaaaggaaaacattgcatttttttctctcaggtCCTATTAACATCCTGCCCCAACCCTAGCACTCTGAAACACCATCAATGAGATCAGTTGCCCTAAGACAAGAACTGCACACAACCTCTCCCCTGTTTATGGCCTTCCAGAGTCTGTGGTGCTTACTCTGCCCAGGTTATCGTGTGAAGGCCCCCTCCACCCTCAGTAGTTTGTACTGCAACACAAAGAGTGCAGTTGGTGCAGTGTCTGAACTTGCAGAGCTGAGAAGCACTGGACAGTACCTTCTACAAGCATTCTAATACAGATTCTTCACTGGCTGTCTGGAGTCTGTTAACTTTTCCAAGGGTTGTACTGGCTTTTTTGCAGTGCTGCACAACACAATGTAAACATAAGACCAAAATGCCAGTGCTGAAGGTGGAGGTCCAGGACTGGTGTGAGCTTTCAGAGTCCTTGAAGACTCTTGAAGCAGACATGCACAGAGCTGACCCTGTCCACTCAATGTTCATCTCATGTGTCATAGAGACTCTGAAATGTGGTGTCTGGGATGAGGAGAAATTCTCTGGTCTTCACCCAGGCCTCATGGGGTCATTGTGACCTTTTCCCACTCCCCTACTGTCCATGCTAAAATCAGCCTGCAATCTTCCATAGTCCCTTTCTCAAGGTGTTCTTTGAGGTCCAAGAGCAATGGCCAGGGCAGGCAGCCAGATCTGAGCAGGTCTCCTCAAGGTAAGATTCATTGTTCTTCCCCCCATCCCATGGTTGCACCACATCCCAGCCTATTCTCACTTCAGAAACACACCCACTCCTGTAAGAGGCACACAGATAGCCAATTGCAATCTTGAAACAGGAGGGCCTGAACCTCTGTGGCAGCAACCTGCTGTGAGCCCCCAGGGCAGGGTTCCTGCCAAAAACCTCAGGGAGGGTTCAAGTCACTAGGCTTCGGAGGAGTAACAGCCATGGAGCACCTCCACAATTTCAATGACAACTTCTGCTATCATCTGGAGGACCATAAGGAAAACAGTGGGCCCCACCCTGAACAGGAGGGAGCAGCCAAAGTGGGTGGCAGCATCTATGAAGTAGCTCTAAGCCTGGTCGACAGTGAGAACCAACAGGGCAACCTCAACCAAGGAGGCCACATGAGTAAAGACGAGGGGTGGGAAATGTCCATGTGCAGATTTATTGGTGAGGGAGTAACAAGAACTGTGAGGCAAGTCTTTTGATAGAAGCA
This genomic window from Onychomys torridus unplaced genomic scaffold, mOncTor1.1, whole genome shotgun sequence contains:
- the LOC118575862 gene encoding rhox homeobox family member 2B-like, which encodes METHQGCCHSFNRLLSSGADEDQEQQHGVNEIVPKAGEEGGKKVLVQSEIAQGEPDQGKPALSELAPIKPAQEELAQSSHPQEATGVVEEGENKEEEMQEGHAGDGSSSPMDKEIHKEGGHSSSVQHQPQQEAAMPEGTNHLQAGDRLPFQRRTRFTQSQLQDLECLFQETRYPSLRARKDLARWMGVPEADVQDWFRDRRASFRRSNRLSRLFDAPGPQNKDP